The Methylomusa anaerophila genome has a segment encoding these proteins:
- a CDS encoding flagellin N-terminal helical domain-containing protein, whose translation MGLVINHNLASLNTYNALNTNNTALNKSLEKLSSGYRINSAADDAAGLAISEKMRGQIRGLDQASSNAQDSISLVQTAEGALTETEDILQRMRELSVQSASDTNTDDDRKAIQDEIDALVEEIDRIADTTEFNTKKLLNGNMGAAVTADTANVLTNTSLNTATTTATALTALTDASGASLGIVSGDTINVSYMMNGELKSTLVTATDTTDLTALQGADFTFAVDTTTGALTATAAVSGTDTAIYGLTITVTDASGNKKYDATNALSEFSQTTQAEDQRADGTSTVLIGANTGQSMTFNIGDMSAAGIGVANLNVSDQASANIAVSVIDTATQTVSTARAALGAIQNRLEHTINNLTASSENLTAAESRIRDVDMASEMATYTNKSVLNQAATAMLAQANQLPQQVLTLLK comes from the coding sequence GACGATGCCGCCGGCCTGGCCATCTCCGAAAAAATGCGCGGTCAGATCCGCGGCCTTGACCAAGCTAGTTCAAATGCCCAAGACTCTATTTCCCTGGTTCAGACAGCAGAAGGCGCGCTGACTGAAACCGAGGACATCCTGCAACGCATGCGCGAACTGTCTGTTCAGTCGGCCAGCGACACCAACACCGATGATGACCGTAAAGCCATTCAGGATGAAATCGATGCCTTAGTGGAGGAAATCGACCGTATCGCCGACACTACCGAGTTCAATACCAAAAAGCTGCTGAACGGTAATATGGGTGCGGCCGTTACTGCCGACACGGCCAACGTTTTGACCAATACGTCTTTGAACACTGCCACCACTACCGCTACCGCATTAACCGCCCTCACCGACGCTTCCGGGGCTTCTCTCGGTATAGTTTCCGGCGACACCATCAACGTTAGCTACATGATGAACGGCGAGCTGAAAAGCACACTTGTCACTGCAACAGACACTACTGATCTGACCGCTCTTCAAGGTGCCGACTTTACTTTTGCAGTCGACACCACCACCGGCGCGCTGACCGCCACTGCCGCAGTTTCCGGCACGGATACTGCCATCTACGGCTTAACCATCACTGTAACCGATGCCAGCGGCAATAAAAAGTACGATGCAACCAACGCCCTGTCCGAGTTTTCGCAGACCACGCAGGCCGAAGATCAGCGCGCCGACGGAACGTCTACCGTGCTCATCGGCGCCAATACCGGTCAGAGCATGACATTCAATATTGGCGATATGTCCGCCGCGGGCATCGGGGTAGCCAATCTGAACGTCTCTGACCAGGCATCGGCCAATATAGCCGTCTCGGTAATCGACACCGCCACCCAAACGGTATCTACCGCCCGCGCTGCCCTCGGCGCCATTCAGAACCGTCTGGAACACACCATCAACAACCTGACTGCTTCCAGCGAAAACCTGACTGCCGCCGAATCCCGCATCCGCGATGTTGATATGGCATCGGAAATGGCAACATACACCAACAAGAGCGTCCTTAATCAAGCGGCCACTGCCATGCTGGCCCAAGCCAATCAACTGCCCCAGCAGGTATTGACCCTCTTAAAATAA
- a CDS encoding flagellar hook assembly protein FlgD, with protein sequence MSSTTSISSLASNTATTVSSTTDSNTTIDFNDFLTLLTTELQYQDPTDPLDTSEYMSQMVGIESLQQLNNIYTMEGTSQAISLIGKEVSYQTTDSGGTTTTATGVVDSVSSSSAGVYLNIDGTKVELSSVYEVTNADTDSTST encoded by the coding sequence ATGAGTTCAACCACATCAATCAGTTCCCTTGCTTCGAATACCGCCACTACCGTCAGCAGCACGACGGACAGCAATACCACCATTGATTTTAATGATTTTCTTACGTTGCTGACAACCGAACTACAGTATCAGGACCCCACCGACCCATTAGATACCTCCGAGTATATGTCGCAGATGGTCGGGATCGAATCATTGCAACAACTGAATAACATTTACACCATGGAGGGTACTTCCCAGGCGATAAGTCTGATTGGCAAGGAAGTGTCGTACCAGACGACTGATTCCGGCGGAACGACAACCACGGCAACGGGTGTCGTGGACTCGGTGAGTTCATCCAGTGCGGGCGTCTATCTGAATATTGACGGCACAAAAGTGGAACTCAGCTCGGTATACGAGGTGACAAACGCAGACACAGACAGCACTTCTACCTAA
- the fliD gene encoding flagellar filament capping protein FliD, translating to MSSSSSVTSTTVNGTTRITGLSSGLDVDSIVEQLMTAQKSKLYQLQKQEQLAEWKQDAYRSIIEDIQTFSSTYFDITSSNSLLKSSNFNKYAVSSSSSAVTATYTGTASAGSHTIAVEQLATAATLTSSLAMEVAGGTDVSAGATISAGASFVIELDGTERTVTFDSDETYSSGTDLATAVQTAIDEAVGSGKVTASVDSTTGYLTITAAADSGIQEITLSAPASGTSALSALGFTSDGASLSNRLDTSDTLLEIASQLGIEDSLFNSDGQIELTINGTTLSFDQDDSLSNMIKKINSSSSGATMTYDEISGQLTLTADDTGTGSTLVVTEPTDATYGSSNFLSLVFNSASVVAGTDAVAWLDGTKLTRSSNTFTVNGVKYTLNATTTDTTTETASSITADEKVTVSLSQDVDSVYDLISSFVDDYNSLISTINSKLDEDYNYDYPPLTDDEKDSMTDEEITKWETKAKTGLLANDSLLKSFLTEMRSSLIESVSGLSTNIFGIGISTGTYDENGKLYIDEDTLKEAITSDPAAVMNLFTQESSSYPGTTTRITYSSSELRTRYKEEGLAYRFYDVIQKYIATVGDDGLLIQKAGIEDTAADTDNALSDQISDLQDKISAEEDRLDAKEDSLYEQYTNLETYINKMNSQLSALQSMLGVSSS from the coding sequence ATGTCTAGTTCAAGCAGCGTGACTTCAACCACCGTCAATGGAACAACCAGGATTACCGGTTTATCTTCCGGTCTTGATGTGGACTCGATCGTTGAACAACTGATGACCGCCCAGAAGTCTAAACTGTACCAGTTGCAGAAACAGGAGCAACTGGCTGAATGGAAACAGGATGCATACCGTAGTATTATCGAGGATATTCAAACCTTTAGCAGTACCTATTTTGATATCACCTCATCCAACAGCCTGCTGAAATCAAGTAATTTCAATAAATATGCAGTCAGCAGCAGCAGCAGCGCCGTAACGGCGACTTACACCGGCACCGCCAGCGCGGGGTCCCATACCATAGCGGTAGAACAACTGGCTACGGCCGCCACCCTGACCAGCAGTCTCGCCATGGAGGTTGCCGGCGGGACGGATGTATCCGCCGGCGCCACAATTAGCGCCGGCGCAAGTTTTGTCATTGAACTGGACGGTACGGAAAGGACGGTTACCTTCGACTCGGATGAAACATATTCCTCAGGTACCGACTTGGCAACAGCCGTGCAAACAGCTATCGATGAGGCGGTAGGCTCAGGCAAGGTGACGGCGAGCGTGGACTCCACCACCGGCTACCTCACCATCACAGCCGCCGCAGATAGCGGTATTCAAGAGATTACCCTCAGCGCCCCTGCTTCGGGAACCAGCGCTTTGTCCGCCCTCGGCTTTACCAGTGACGGGGCGTCCCTCTCCAACCGTCTGGATACTTCCGATACGCTGCTGGAGATTGCTTCCCAGCTGGGCATAGAGGATTCGCTGTTCAACAGTGACGGGCAGATAGAACTGACCATCAATGGCACCACTCTTTCTTTTGATCAAGACGATAGTCTTAGCAACATGATAAAAAAAATCAACAGCAGCAGTTCCGGGGCAACGATGACCTACGACGAGATTTCCGGCCAACTGACGCTTACCGCCGATGATACAGGCACAGGCTCCACCTTGGTGGTGACCGAGCCTACGGATGCCACATACGGCAGCAGCAACTTTTTGTCCCTGGTTTTCAACAGTGCGTCGGTAGTGGCCGGGACGGACGCCGTGGCGTGGCTGGACGGTACCAAGCTGACCCGCAGTTCCAATACCTTTACCGTCAACGGCGTGAAATATACTCTTAATGCCACGACTACGGATACGACTACCGAGACGGCCTCTTCCATTACCGCTGATGAAAAGGTTACAGTAAGTTTAAGCCAGGATGTGGACAGCGTCTATGATCTGATCAGCAGTTTCGTGGACGATTACAACAGTTTGATCAGCACCATCAACTCGAAGTTGGACGAGGATTACAATTATGATTATCCCCCCCTTACGGATGATGAAAAAGACAGTATGACCGATGAGGAAATTACCAAATGGGAAACCAAGGCGAAAACCGGGCTATTGGCGAATGACTCATTATTGAAAAGCTTTCTGACGGAAATGCGGTCATCTTTAATTGAGTCGGTTTCCGGCTTGTCCACCAACATTTTTGGTATCGGGATCTCCACCGGCACTTATGATGAAAATGGCAAGCTATATATTGACGAGGACACTCTAAAGGAAGCTATCACGAGCGATCCGGCAGCGGTGATGAATCTGTTTACTCAGGAGTCTTCCTCGTATCCGGGGACTACTACCCGTATAACCTACAGCAGCAGTGAATTGCGGACCCGGTACAAAGAGGAAGGCCTGGCTTATCGTTTCTACGATGTTATTCAAAAATATATCGCCACTGTCGGCGACGACGGTCTGTTGATACAAAAGGCGGGTATTGAGGATACCGCAGCCGATACCGATAACGCGCTGAGCGATCAGATCAGCGATCTGCAGGATAAAATTTCAGCCGAGGAAGATCGGCTGGATGCCAAAGAGGACAGTCTTTACGAACAGTATACCAATTTGGAAACCTATATCAACAAGATGAACTCGCAACTGTCCGCTTTGCAATCCATGCTTGGTGTGAGCAGTAGTTAA
- the flgL gene encoding flagellar hook-associated protein FlgL: protein MRITDGMMVANTVSNINKNARRLSEAINRESTQKKIQLASDDPIVATRAIKYRNYVAKIEQYQKNVSAASSWQKTSNDALSDLGDIIQRVRELTVQASSDTLSDQDKAAIKTEVTQLQAQLVQVMNTSYAGRYAFGGYATDAAPYALVTAKAGTATYNDTGYAGDGSAIAAISGLTADTYTLSVATGSNGTDYLLQLTDSSGNVVAAADNVTATTIAAGGVKLTGTASDGTDVTITMAANTGTIAAGTSMTFDAAECNAVTFKGKYISIVGADSFSVTDAEMYVSNGTQAIYYNIGYGAQIAVNVEGQNVTGTAGDDTSLFDTVAKLMLGLDGKTTCYKADVDETTGTASVATETFTLDGLLTDLDTDYDRVLTAQADLGARMNYVDMATDRLANDYTNYTTLLSNNEDVDAALASTDVSTAEYVYEASLTVGAKAITKSLVDYIA from the coding sequence GTGCGGATAACTGACGGCATGATGGTTGCCAATACCGTCTCGAATATCAATAAAAACGCAAGACGTCTGAGCGAGGCCATTAACCGCGAATCCACCCAAAAGAAGATTCAATTGGCTTCCGACGATCCTATTGTGGCTACGCGGGCGATAAAATATCGCAACTATGTCGCCAAGATAGAACAATATCAAAAAAACGTGTCCGCCGCCAGTTCCTGGCAGAAAACATCTAATGACGCTTTAAGCGACCTGGGCGATATTATCCAACGGGTAAGGGAACTGACTGTGCAAGCTTCCAGCGACACCCTGTCCGACCAGGACAAGGCGGCGATTAAGACGGAAGTTACCCAACTGCAGGCGCAATTGGTGCAGGTAATGAATACTTCCTACGCCGGGCGCTATGCTTTTGGCGGTTACGCCACCGATGCGGCGCCGTACGCTTTGGTAACAGCCAAAGCGGGAACAGCCACCTACAATGACACCGGCTATGCCGGCGACGGCAGCGCTATCGCTGCTATTTCCGGTCTGACTGCCGATACGTACACTCTTTCCGTAGCTACCGGCAGCAATGGCACCGATTACTTGCTCCAGTTGACGGACTCCAGCGGCAATGTGGTTGCGGCGGCCGACAATGTTACGGCGACAACGATTGCCGCCGGTGGAGTTAAACTGACCGGAACGGCCAGCGACGGGACCGATGTGACGATTACCATGGCCGCTAATACCGGCACCATTGCGGCCGGCACGTCTATGACCTTTGATGCTGCCGAATGCAACGCCGTGACATTTAAAGGAAAATACATAAGTATTGTGGGGGCTGATTCGTTCAGTGTCACAGACGCCGAAATGTATGTAAGCAACGGGACGCAGGCTATTTACTACAATATCGGTTACGGCGCCCAGATCGCTGTAAATGTGGAAGGACAGAATGTCACCGGGACTGCCGGGGACGATACCAGTCTGTTCGATACCGTTGCCAAGCTTATGCTGGGATTGGACGGTAAAACTACTTGTTATAAAGCCGATGTGGATGAAACCACCGGCACGGCCTCTGTGGCGACGGAGACTTTTACTCTCGACGGCTTGCTCACCGACCTGGACACCGATTACGACCGGGTACTGACCGCCCAGGCCGACCTAGGCGCGCGCATGAACTATGTGGATATGGCTACCGACAGACTTGCCAACGATTATACCAATTACACCACCTTGCTGAGTAATAACGAAGATGTGGATGCGGCCCTGGCGTCAACTGACGTATCTACGGCCGAGTATGTTTATGAGGCGTCTCTCACCGTGGGAGCCAAGGCAATCACCAAGTCGCTGGTGGATTACATCGCATAA
- the flgK gene encoding flagellar hook-associated protein FlgK, with the protein MSSTFGNYKIAYSGMRVNQAALSVVSNNLSNVNTTGYSRQRISSVEENTVLTGGQSLGMGSNVQEIARARDELLDQTYRRQNAKTGYWSVKSGDLEYMQKILTEYEADDGTSTDGLQQMLENFFDSWSELATDSSSLSSRQVVTDSAVSLIDTLTQIDGQLQQLQQDACDRVQEAVDTLNDLAQQVADLNSQIKAAELGGGEASYLRDQRDSLLDQMSTYANINVQEHSNGVLQVTIGGVNLVNGDRTKELAVTGDGSTTDPLKVQWSGLNQAADITSGTVAAYLEEAQQTDLAAIDNATDIPYAFSTGTLSDINTMRQALNDLICTLAVAINSLHSSGTDLNGNAGEDFFTAVDSSQPLSISNIQVNPALLAEPAKVVAAAGADSGDNTIANQIYELTGDDLFKFNGAAVDVNTFYESFIGWLGTAGDDANSSYDTQTTLVDQVDSQRQTISAVSMDEEMSNMIMYQNAYNASARVLSTIDSLIGDLMDDLGG; encoded by the coding sequence ATGAGTTCCACATTTGGCAATTATAAGATCGCATATTCCGGCATGCGGGTGAATCAGGCCGCGCTGTCGGTAGTCAGCAACAATCTTTCCAATGTAAATACCACCGGGTATTCCCGCCAGCGCATAAGCAGCGTGGAGGAAAATACCGTCTTGACCGGCGGGCAGTCCCTGGGGATGGGCTCCAACGTGCAAGAAATCGCCAGGGCACGGGATGAACTGCTTGATCAAACGTATCGCCGGCAAAACGCGAAGACCGGATACTGGTCGGTTAAAAGCGGCGACCTGGAATATATGCAAAAGATACTTACCGAATATGAAGCCGACGACGGAACTTCCACCGACGGTTTACAGCAGATGCTGGAGAATTTCTTTGACAGCTGGTCGGAATTGGCCACAGACTCCAGCAGCCTGAGCAGCCGGCAAGTGGTTACGGATAGCGCCGTTTCTCTTATTGACACCTTGACCCAAATCGACGGGCAGTTGCAGCAACTGCAGCAAGATGCCTGCGACCGGGTGCAAGAAGCGGTGGATACTCTCAACGACCTGGCGCAGCAGGTGGCGGACCTGAATTCTCAAATCAAGGCGGCCGAACTGGGCGGGGGCGAAGCCAGTTATCTCCGGGATCAGCGGGACAGCCTGCTGGATCAAATGTCAACTTATGCGAATATCAACGTTCAAGAGCACTCCAACGGGGTATTGCAGGTCACTATCGGGGGAGTGAACCTGGTTAACGGCGACAGGACCAAGGAACTGGCTGTAACAGGGGACGGGTCAACTACCGATCCGCTTAAGGTGCAGTGGTCCGGTCTGAATCAAGCTGCGGATATCACCAGCGGCACTGTCGCCGCTTACCTGGAAGAGGCGCAGCAAACCGATCTGGCGGCCATCGACAATGCGACCGACATTCCCTATGCTTTTTCCACCGGGACGCTGAGTGACATCAATACCATGCGGCAGGCCTTGAATGATCTGATTTGCACGCTGGCAGTCGCAATCAATTCCCTGCACAGCTCCGGCACGGATCTGAACGGCAATGCCGGTGAGGATTTTTTCACGGCGGTAGACTCCAGTCAGCCGCTGAGCATCAGCAATATTCAGGTAAATCCCGCTTTGCTGGCTGAACCCGCTAAGGTGGTTGCCGCCGCCGGCGCTGATTCCGGCGATAATACCATAGCCAATCAAATATACGAATTGACTGGTGACGACCTTTTTAAGTTTAACGGCGCAGCGGTGGATGTCAACACCTTTTATGAGTCGTTTATTGGCTGGCTGGGCACAGCAGGCGACGATGCCAACAGCTCTTACGACACCCAGACAACCCTGGTTGATCAGGTAGACAGCCAACGCCAGACGATATCAGCGGTTTCCATGGATGAGGAAATGTCCAACATGATCATGTATCAAAATGCCTACAATGCCAGTGCCAGGGTACTGAGCACCATCGACAGCCTGATCGGCGATTTAATGGATGACTTGGGTGGATAA
- the rfbG gene encoding CDP-glucose 4,6-dehydratase yields the protein MSNLRKDMDTYRGKKVLVTGNTGFKGSWLSSWLNKLGAKVMGYSLPPQTEPSMFQVCRLNEKITTIIGDIRDEIKLTNTFKEYKPEMVFHLAAQPLVRYSYVYAKETYETNVMGTVNVLEAAKNTNTVAAVIVITTDKCYENREWVYGYRETDAMGGYDPYSSSKGCAELVVSAYRNSFFNDKNIALASARAGNVIGGGDWATDRLIPDFVRSVAEHRPIFVRNPLAARPWQHVLEPLSGYLRLGVMMLADREKYSSAWNFGPRDIDVLNVEEILQMAIKIWGKGGIRIDKHEQPHEAHLLKLDISKAQAYLKWQPAYAVYDAVDKTIQWYKKYYENKENENMYEYTLKQIQEYERNV from the coding sequence ATGAGTAATCTGCGCAAGGATATGGATACATACCGGGGCAAAAAAGTACTGGTAACAGGTAACACCGGTTTCAAAGGCTCATGGCTATCAAGCTGGCTCAATAAACTTGGAGCGAAGGTCATGGGATATTCTTTGCCCCCTCAGACCGAGCCTTCTATGTTTCAGGTATGCAGATTAAACGAAAAGATTACAACCATAATTGGTGATATAAGAGATGAAATAAAACTAACCAATACTTTTAAAGAGTACAAACCGGAAATGGTTTTTCATTTAGCGGCACAACCGCTGGTGAGATATTCATATGTATACGCCAAAGAGACGTACGAAACCAATGTCATGGGAACAGTCAACGTACTTGAAGCGGCTAAAAATACAAACACTGTGGCGGCAGTAATTGTAATTACTACCGACAAATGTTATGAAAACAGGGAATGGGTCTATGGCTACCGAGAAACGGATGCGATGGGAGGATATGACCCCTATAGTTCAAGTAAAGGCTGTGCGGAACTGGTAGTATCAGCCTACAGAAACAGTTTTTTTAATGATAAAAATATCGCGTTGGCTTCGGCCAGAGCCGGCAATGTAATAGGCGGCGGTGACTGGGCAACGGATAGACTGATACCTGATTTTGTAAGATCAGTAGCTGAACACAGACCGATCTTCGTTAGAAATCCGCTGGCGGCAAGGCCATGGCAGCATGTGCTTGAACCTTTGTCAGGTTATTTGCGACTGGGAGTTATGATGCTTGCCGATAGAGAAAAATATAGCAGCGCCTGGAATTTTGGGCCAAGAGATATCGATGTTTTGAACGTTGAAGAAATTTTGCAGATGGCGATAAAGATATGGGGAAAAGGCGGTATCCGGATAGATAAGCATGAGCAGCCGCATGAGGCTCATTTGCTTAAACTTGATATCAGTAAGGCGCAAGCTTATTTAAAATGGCAACCGGCATATGCTGTTTATGACGCTGTAGATAAAACCATTCAGTGGTATAAAAAGTACTATGAAAATAAAGAAAATGAAAATATGTATGAGTATACTTTAAAGCAAATACAAGAATATGAACGAAACGTTTGA
- the flgK gene encoding flagellar hook-associated protein FlgK, with protein MASTFAGLVISGNGLSASKVGLAVTSNNISNMNTTGYSRQVLIQNPIGPAAMYSRSYVGLGAKVESVDRVRDNLLDEKYWDENATLGEWETRAGYLEEIESVMGDADDTFSTLMDDFYSALEGVSTDPGSASARTAVKEAGVAICDYLNDSAARLTQLRQDANTEVKTTVDQINSYAQQIADLNKRISLAAASGAATNELEDARGALIDELSGLVDLDVDEVVVGTKADGTENKALTISIDGACLVSGDKVQQLECYEIADGSDQDGMYGIRWAGTGANLDPDGGSLQAYLDIRDGDGTGSYSESKGIPYFMDQLDTFARTFAAAFNEGIFEDGTTYYAGHAGGYTEDGETGVRFFSCSYTDSSGNSFEALLSGLDSAAAANTQYTSLYTNLTAANISLSADVLADADNIAAAASVNSDGSIDSEDNENMDALIELCESAKMFAGGTPEDFMNSLVSTLGTTSSYAQSKSDRQTTIIEYLENSRSSVAGVSSNEETANMTKYQKAYEASAQMISVWQEIYATTINMVSSD; from the coding sequence ATGGCTTCAACATTCGCGGGTCTTGTTATTTCCGGCAACGGCTTGTCCGCCAGCAAGGTGGGATTGGCCGTTACGAGCAACAATATCAGTAACATGAATACAACGGGTTATTCGCGGCAGGTACTGATTCAGAATCCCATCGGCCCCGCCGCCATGTACAGCCGCAGCTATGTGGGCTTGGGGGCGAAGGTTGAGTCTGTTGACCGGGTGCGGGATAATCTTCTTGACGAAAAGTACTGGGACGAAAATGCCACTTTGGGTGAATGGGAAACCAGGGCCGGTTACCTGGAAGAAATAGAATCGGTAATGGGTGATGCCGATGACACATTTTCCACTTTAATGGATGATTTCTACTCGGCGCTGGAAGGTGTATCCACAGACCCCGGCAGTGCATCGGCCCGCACTGCCGTAAAGGAGGCGGGAGTGGCCATTTGCGATTACCTGAATGATTCCGCCGCCCGGCTGACACAGCTCAGGCAAGATGCCAACACTGAGGTTAAAACAACGGTGGATCAAATTAATTCCTATGCCCAGCAAATTGCCGACCTGAACAAACGGATCAGCTTGGCGGCGGCCAGCGGCGCTGCCACCAATGAACTGGAGGATGCACGGGGAGCGCTGATTGATGAGCTTTCCGGCTTGGTCGACCTGGATGTGGACGAAGTTGTGGTGGGTACAAAGGCTGACGGTACGGAGAATAAAGCCTTGACTATCAGCATAGACGGGGCTTGTTTGGTCAGCGGCGACAAGGTACAGCAACTGGAGTGTTATGAAATCGCGGACGGCAGTGACCAAGACGGCATGTACGGCATCCGCTGGGCCGGCACCGGCGCGAATCTCGATCCTGACGGCGGTTCGCTGCAGGCCTACCTTGACATCAGGGACGGTGACGGCACCGGCTCTTACTCGGAAAGCAAGGGCATTCCTTATTTTATGGACCAATTGGATACCTTTGCCCGGACTTTCGCCGCGGCGTTCAATGAAGGCATATTTGAAGACGGAACTACTTATTATGCCGGTCATGCCGGCGGGTATACCGAAGACGGAGAGACAGGCGTCCGCTTTTTCTCCTGTTCTTATACAGACAGCAGCGGCAACTCCTTCGAGGCTTTGCTGAGCGGGTTGGACTCTGCCGCGGCCGCTAATACTCAGTACACTTCTCTGTACACAAACCTCACGGCGGCCAATATATCTTTGTCCGCGGATGTTCTGGCAGATGCGGACAATATTGCCGCGGCTGCCAGTGTGAACTCCGACGGGAGTATCGACAGCGAGGATAATGAGAATATGGATGCCTTGATTGAATTATGCGAGAGTGCGAAAATGTTCGCTGGCGGCACTCCCGAGGACTTCATGAATTCTCTTGTGTCCACCCTCGGTACAACCAGTTCTTATGCCCAGAGCAAGTCCGACCGCCAGACCACCATCATCGAATACCTTGAGAACAGCAGGTCGTCAGTAGCGGGAGTTTCCAGCAACGAGGAAACGGCCAATATGACCAAGTATCAGAAGGCTTATGAGGCGTCGGCGCAAATGATCAGCGTATGGCAGGAAATCTACGCCACCACCATTAACATGGTGTCGTCGGATTAG
- a CDS encoding flagellar hook protein FlgE translates to MMPSVYSAVAGLKAQSTKMGVIANNIANVSTTGYKQQTVSFSDLLSQTLSNATGSSASKGGTNPIQLGLGVNVASVNLDMTVGTAQSTGVATDASISGDGFFIVTGGPTGTYQFTRDGSFDMDEDGNLTVNGYKVCGWLDYDKLADGTYEYNTQKEVEAINLYSDSYNGNKEYIAPKATTTATLKGNLDPSETAAGTALDTIGTLGQEVSATSNSASISISAASGLTENSAYTITLTAGATTGNYDITVTDASGNTVATLTDEDLTDGATLTGSGGESITLASTASATAGTTTFTAAYDWPETTTVTAYDSQGNAYDLTINYTKCYTDTTTGQTSWYWEAASTANGVTPSSGYILFDSDGKIVTTDPTNYNTTPTLTLATEGTDITMSVDLTGISQTTQQDSDDNVVKVSASDGYAAGTLQSVSIGNDGVITGTYSNNQTQPLGMIALAVFNNPEGLEKIGGNLYVTTANSGDFTGGVAAGSNGTGSLSTGTLEMSNVDLSDQFSEMMITQRAYQANSKIITASDEMMKTLINMV, encoded by the coding sequence ATGATGCCATCAGTATATTCAGCCGTAGCCGGCCTTAAAGCCCAATCAACCAAGATGGGTGTAATTGCTAATAACATCGCCAATGTCAGCACTACCGGTTATAAACAGCAAACAGTCAGTTTCAGCGATTTGCTGAGTCAGACTCTCAGTAACGCTACCGGTTCAAGCGCCAGTAAAGGCGGCACGAATCCCATTCAGTTAGGGCTAGGTGTCAATGTGGCGTCAGTAAACCTTGACATGACCGTCGGCACGGCCCAATCTACCGGCGTTGCCACCGACGCATCCATTAGTGGCGACGGATTTTTCATTGTCACGGGCGGTCCGACGGGAACTTATCAATTTACCAGAGACGGAAGTTTCGACATGGATGAGGATGGAAACCTTACTGTGAACGGCTATAAAGTCTGCGGCTGGCTGGATTACGATAAGCTAGCTGACGGAACCTATGAATATAACACGCAAAAAGAGGTAGAAGCAATTAACCTCTATTCCGATTCCTACAATGGCAACAAAGAGTACATTGCGCCGAAAGCCACTACCACTGCCACTCTTAAAGGCAACCTCGATCCGTCCGAGACCGCCGCAGGAACGGCGCTGGATACCATCGGCACTCTCGGGCAAGAAGTATCCGCCACAAGCAATAGCGCCAGCATCAGTATTTCTGCTGCTTCCGGTCTGACGGAAAACAGCGCGTATACCATCACATTAACAGCCGGCGCCACTACAGGAAACTACGACATCACGGTGACAGACGCAAGCGGCAATACGGTTGCCACCCTCACTGACGAAGACCTCACCGACGGGGCTACTCTCACCGGAAGTGGCGGCGAATCCATCACCCTGGCTTCCACCGCCAGCGCAACCGCCGGCACGACGACCTTTACCGCCGCTTACGATTGGCCTGAGACGACGACCGTAACGGCTTACGACTCACAAGGCAACGCTTACGATTTAACAATAAATTATACTAAATGCTATACCGATACCACTACCGGTCAAACCAGCTGGTACTGGGAAGCCGCTTCCACCGCCAATGGCGTGACCCCCAGCAGCGGCTATATCCTGTTTGACTCGGATGGCAAAATCGTCACTACCGACCCGACCAACTACAATACCACACCTACGCTGACACTTGCGACGGAAGGTACCGATATCACCATGTCTGTGGACCTGACGGGTATTTCCCAGACCACCCAGCAAGACTCCGACGACAATGTGGTTAAAGTTAGTGCAAGTGACGGTTATGCGGCGGGTACGCTGCAAAGCGTCAGCATCGGCAACGACGGAGTGATTACAGGCACTTACAGCAACAATCAGACCCAACCGTTAGGCATGATTGCCCTGGCTGTTTTCAATAATCCGGAAGGTTTGGAGAAGATCGGCGGCAATTTATATGTTACTACCGCCAACTCCGGGGATTTTACCGGCGGAGTGGCTGCCGGCAGCAACGGCACCGGGTCACTGAGTACAGGCACATTGGAGATGTCCAATGTCGATCTGTCGGATCAGTTTAGTGAAATGATGATTACCCAGCGGGCTTATCAGGCCAACAGCAAGATTATTACCGCCTCCGATGAAATGATGAAAACCCTCATCAATATGGTATAA